GGGCTGATCGACACCGCCATCGCGACGCGCGGCAATCTGGTTTACCAGGCCCCGGACCGCATCCGCCGCGTCAGCGACGGCGGTGACGGCTTCGCCCTGGAGGGAGACCGGATGCAGCTCATCAAAGGCAATCAGGTCGCAGACGAGCTGGACGTCTCCGAGATCAAGCCGCTGGCGGCCTTGGTCGGCGCCCTGCGCGCCACCTTCGCAGGCGACCTCGCCGCGCTGCAGGCGGACTATCGACTCGACTACGGCACGACCGAGCAGACCTGGACCCTCGACCTCGCACCCCGGGGGATGGCGCTCTCGCCCTTGTTCCAGCGCATTCGGATCATCGGCGACGGGGCGACGATCGAGACCATCGATATGCTGGAGGCGAACGGCGACCGGCGCACCCTGCAGATGCGGCTGCTGGCACGCGAGCCGGCCGGACTCAAGTAAGCGATGCAGCTGGCGACGCTAAAGCGGCGCTCGATCCTGCTGACGGCCTGGCTCGTCGTTCTGGGGTTCCTCGCCCTCTGGAACGGTTTCAACCTGCGCCCGAGCACCGACCTGTCTCAGTTCCTCCCACGCGGCGTGTCCCTGCAAGACGAGGTGCTCCTGTCGCAGGTGCGCAGCGGTGTCGCCGCCCGCACCCTGCTGCTGCGCATCGGCGGGGAGCGGCCGGCCGAGGCGCTGGCCGACGCGAGCCGCGCTCTGGCCGCGCGGCTGCGCAACGATGAGGGATTCCAGCAGGTCGCCAACGGCGAACTCGATCTCGCAATACGCGACACGGACCCGGACCTCTTCCGCTACCGCTATCTGATCGGCCCGCACGACGCCTGCGTCGATGCACTCACCGAGCCCGCACTGCGTGCCGCACTCGAAGAACGCCTCGCGGAGCTGGCCTCGGGCGCGGCCATGCTCGACAAAGAACGCTTCGGTGCGGATCCCACCGCCTGCTATCGCCACCTGCTGCACGCGCTGATCCCGCAACACACACCGGATCGCCGGCATGGGGTCTGGTTCAGCCCCGACGGCGACCATGTGCTGATGGTCGTGGTCACGGATGCGCAGGCATCGGATCTCGCCGCGCAACGCCGTGCGGTCGAGCACATACGGGACGTCTTCGATCACCTGCCCGAGGGCGCCGGTCTGACCTTGGACCTCGCCGGACCCGGCTATTTCGCGGTCGGCTCGGAGCAACGCATCAAGACCGAGACGCTGGTGTTGAGCATCGCGGCCGGCATCGCCACCGCAGGGATCCTGGCCCTCGCCTTCCGCTCCGCGGCGCTGGTGCTGCTCGGCATGCTGCCGCTCCTGAGCGGGGTCATGGTCGGAGCCGCATTGGTGTCCTGGGTGTTCGGCTCGGTGCACGGGATCACCCTGGCCTTGGGTGTCACGCTGCTCGGGGTCGCGCTCGACTATCCGGTGCACGTTTACGCCCATGCCGCCGGCGCCGATGACCTGCAGACCAAGTCGGTCTGGCGCACGCTGCTGCTGGGCATGGCGACGACGGTGCTCGGCTACGCGGCCTTGGCCTGGACCAGCTTCGAGGGCCTGTCGCAGCTCGGCGTCCTCGCCGCGGCGGGTTTGATCACGGCGGCATTGACCTCCCGTTACCTGCTGCCTGCCCTCATGCCCGACAGCTACCGGCTACCGGAGCGCCGCTGGCTGGCCGCGTTACAGGCCCGTCGACCGCATTGGTCGCCGCGGACAGGTCTCCTTCTGTTGCTGCTCGGTCTCGCCGGACTCGGGCTGGTCGTGTCGATCGGCGGCAACCCGTGGGAAACCGACATCCGCCGTCTGAGCACGGTGCCGCAGGCCGAGATCGAGAAGGACAGCCTGATCCGCGCCCAGCTCGGCGCCCCGGACGTCTCGCGCCTGCTCTATGTCGTGGCGGATGACGAAGCGGACGTGCTCGAGCGTCTGGAGGCGGTGCTGCCCGACTTGGCCGCCCTCCAAGCACAAGGGCTGATCGGCGGATTCGACACTGTCGCACGTTGGCTGCCGAGCCCTCAGACTCAAGCAGCGCGCCGCGCGGCACTCCCGGAGCGCGCCGAGCTGACCGCGCGCTTGGCGGCCGCCAACGCCGAGCTGCCGTTTCGTCTCGAACGGCTCGCGCCCTTCCTCGACGACGTGGAAGCCTCGCGGGATCTCGAGCCACTGAGGGCTGCCGATCTTGCCCGAGGGCTCATCGGGACGCGCGTCTCGATGCTGCTCCAACCCCTCGGCGACGCCTGGCTCGGCCTGGTGCCCCTGTCCGGTGTCGGCGAGGACGCCGTCGCCCCCCTGCAGGCGTTGGCCGAGCCCGGCGGGATCCGTTATCTCGACCTGCGAGAAGGCACTGCCGAACTGCTGGCCGGATTCTTTACCGAGACCCTGGACAAATTCCTTCTCGCCGCACTCGTCATCGCGCTCGCCCTCGCCCTCGCGCTGCGTGGCCTCGCGCGGATCGGCTTGGTGCTGCTCCCGATCGTCATCGCACTCGTCTGGACCTTCACGCTGTTGATCCTGATCCAGGGTTCGGTCAACCTCTTCCATCTGGTCTCGCTGCTCCTGGTCGCGGGGCTCGCCGTCGACTATAGCCTCTTCCT
The sequence above is drawn from the Thiocapsa rosea genome and encodes:
- a CDS encoding LolA-related protein — encoded protein: MARRRRPGLIARGRAACLALCLCLSYAGTLSAAGQPVDAQALMQLLGHVKRAEVAYQERVESGLIDTAIATRGNLVYQAPDRIRRVSDGGDGFALEGDRMQLIKGNQVADELDVSEIKPLAALVGALRATFAGDLAALQADYRLDYGTTEQTWTLDLAPRGMALSPLFQRIRIIGDGATIETIDMLEANGDRRTLQMRLLAREPAGLK
- a CDS encoding MMPL family transporter, coding for MQLATLKRRSILLTAWLVVLGFLALWNGFNLRPSTDLSQFLPRGVSLQDEVLLSQVRSGVAARTLLLRIGGERPAEALADASRALAARLRNDEGFQQVANGELDLAIRDTDPDLFRYRYLIGPHDACVDALTEPALRAALEERLAELASGAAMLDKERFGADPTACYRHLLHALIPQHTPDRRHGVWFSPDGDHVLMVVVTDAQASDLAAQRRAVEHIRDVFDHLPEGAGLTLDLAGPGYFAVGSEQRIKTETLVLSIAAGIATAGILALAFRSAALVLLGMLPLLSGVMVGAALVSWVFGSVHGITLALGVTLLGVALDYPVHVYAHAAGADDLQTKSVWRTLLLGMATTVLGYAALAWTSFEGLSQLGVLAAAGLITAALTSRYLLPALMPDSYRLPERRWLAALQARRPHWSPRTGLLLLLLGLAGLGLVVSIGGNPWETDIRRLSTVPQAEIEKDSLIRAQLGAPDVSRLLYVVADDEADVLERLEAVLPDLAALQAQGLIGGFDTVARWLPSPQTQAARRAALPERAELTARLAAANAELPFRLERLAPFLDDVEASRDLEPLRAADLARGLIGTRVSMLLQPLGDAWLGLVPLSGVGEDAVAPLQALAEPGGIRYLDLREGTAELLAGFFTETLDKFLLAALVIALALALALRGLARIGLVLLPIVIALVWTFTLLILIQGSVNLFHLVSLLLVAGLAVDYSLFLNRPAADEADRLRSLLSVSVGAGSSFAMFGFLALSAIPALQAIGLTVTLGILCAYVMSLLLARAWPVG